Proteins encoded within one genomic window of Ovis aries strain OAR_USU_Benz2616 breed Rambouillet chromosome 1, ARS-UI_Ramb_v3.0, whole genome shotgun sequence:
- the FCGR1A gene encoding high affinity immunoglobulin gamma Fc receptor I precursor (The RefSeq protein has 1 substitution compared to this genomic sequence) — translation MWLMIALILGAPVAEQVDPTKAVITLKPPWVSVFQEENVTLLCEGPHLPGDTATQWFLNGTAIKTLAPRYSINGATFDDSGEYKCQTGLSMPSDPVQLEVHSDWLLLQVSSRVFLEGDPLVLRCHAWKNMEVYKMLFYKDGTSFWFSNRDSEFTILKTNLSHNGIYHCSGERRRRYTSAGVSITIKELFPAPVLRTSFSSPHQEGNLVNLSCETKLPSEKPGLQLYFSFYVGNKTLMSRTTSSEYQTFIAKTEDPGLYWCEAATEDGNLIKRSPELELPVLGLQSTTPIWFHFLFYLAVGIMFLVDSALCIVIHKELQRKKMWNLEIYLDSLDSGYGKKVPPTFKNIDN, via the exons ATGTGGCTCATGATAGCTCTGATCCTTGGGG CTCCAGTTGCTGAGCAAGTGG ACCCCACAAAGGCAGTGATCACCTTGAAGCCTCCATGGGTCAGTGTATTCCAAGAAGAAAATGTAACCTTATTGTGTGAGGGGCCCCACCTGCCTGGGGACACCGCTACACAGTGGTTTCTCAACGGCACAGCCATCAAGACCCTGGCCCCCAGATACAGTATTAATGGTGCTACATTCGATGACAGTGGTGAATACAAGTGCCAGACAGGCCTCTCAATGCCAAGTGACCCAGTACAGCTAGAAGTCCACAGTG ATTGGCTACTACTCCAGGTCTCTAGCAGAGTCTTCTTAGAAGGGGACCCTCTGGTCTTGAGGTGTCATGCATGGAAGAATATGGAGGTGTACAAAATGCTTTTCTACAAAGATGGCACTTCCTTTTGGTTTTCTAATCGGGATTCTGAATTCACCATTCTGAAAACCAACTTGAGTCACAACGGCATCTATCACTGCTCGGGCGAGAGAAGGCGTCGCTACACATCAGCAGGAGTATCTATCACTATAAAAG AGCTATTTCCAGCCCCAGTGCTGAGAACATCCTTCTCATCCCCTCACCAAGAGGGGAATCTGGTCAACCTGAGCTGTGAAACAAAGTTGccctcagagaagcctggtctGCAGCTTTACTTCTCCTTCTATGTGGGAAACAAGACCCTAATGAGCAGGACCACATCCTCTGAATACCAGACATTCATTGCTAAAACAGAAGACCCTGGGCTATACTGGTGTGAAGCTGCCACAGAAGATGGAAATCTTATCAAGCGCAGCCCCGAGCTGGAGCTTCCAGTGCTTG GCCTCCAGTCAACAACCCCTAtctggtttcattttcttttctatctggCAGTGGGGATAATGTTTTTGGTGGACAGTGCTTTATGTATTGTAATACATAAGgaactacaaagaaagaaaatgtggaatttagaaatcTATTTGGACTCTCTGGACTCTGGTCATGGGAAGAAGGTACCTCCTACCTTCAAAAACATAGACAATTAA